One segment of Streptomyces sp. YIM 121038 DNA contains the following:
- a CDS encoding FG-GAP and VCBS repeat-containing protein, which produces MRRSLIAAVAAAAVAVPLTLTATGTASAAPRPPKAPVTDFNKDGYADLAFSAAYGSAGGKKGAGYVAVVYGSENGPDRAHPRLIDRTTPGVPGDAREDDLFGSELVVGDFNKDGYTDLVAGGHPMTKAVLLWGSATGLTGASGEVANGAYGNITAGDFDGDGNRDLVNEVYPEHGNDVATLTVSYGPFTAQGHPARKKAVRVPTEPGLLDLVAGDLNGDGVDDLVTNNGDEDGPLASRFWKGTRNGLSGTSAKALKPSRGGVVADVDGDGYGDFVTRAVSGDGEAQSDDKGTVRVDYGSKNGPAATRSVKLTQDSPGVPGTGERGGPIPGADGEYHRGDRFGASLGAADVNGDGYADIAVGIPGKDVTTGGKKAYDTGGVVLLKGARSGLSGKGAQAFTQSTAGVPGVSETGDGFGSEVLLSDVDGDKKADLTGTAPLEDTTVQDVGAAWVLKGTKSGLTATGSTSFGPAALGAPDERSYFGAWVGR; this is translated from the coding sequence GTGCGCCGCTCCCTCATCGCAGCCGTCGCGGCGGCCGCGGTCGCCGTACCGCTCACGCTCACCGCGACGGGCACCGCGTCCGCGGCACCCAGGCCCCCCAAGGCACCGGTGACGGACTTCAACAAGGACGGGTACGCCGACCTCGCGTTCAGCGCCGCGTACGGCTCCGCCGGAGGCAAGAAGGGCGCCGGGTACGTCGCCGTCGTGTACGGGTCCGAGAACGGCCCCGACCGCGCGCACCCGCGCCTCATCGACCGCACCACCCCGGGCGTCCCCGGTGACGCCCGTGAGGACGACCTGTTCGGCAGCGAACTGGTCGTCGGCGACTTCAACAAGGACGGCTACACCGACCTCGTCGCCGGCGGGCACCCCATGACCAAGGCGGTCCTCCTGTGGGGCTCCGCCACCGGTCTGACCGGCGCCTCCGGCGAAGTCGCCAACGGGGCGTACGGCAACATCACGGCCGGGGACTTCGACGGCGACGGGAACCGCGACCTGGTGAACGAGGTCTACCCGGAGCACGGCAACGACGTGGCGACCCTGACCGTCTCCTACGGCCCGTTCACGGCCCAGGGCCACCCGGCCAGGAAGAAGGCCGTGCGCGTCCCGACGGAGCCCGGCCTCCTGGACCTCGTGGCCGGGGACCTGAACGGCGACGGCGTCGACGACCTCGTCACCAACAACGGCGACGAGGACGGACCGCTCGCCAGCCGCTTCTGGAAGGGGACGAGGAACGGCCTCAGCGGCACCTCCGCCAAGGCCCTCAAGCCCTCCCGGGGAGGCGTCGTCGCGGACGTCGACGGCGACGGCTACGGCGACTTCGTCACCCGCGCGGTCAGCGGGGACGGCGAGGCCCAGTCCGACGACAAGGGCACCGTCCGCGTCGACTACGGCAGCAAGAACGGGCCCGCCGCCACCCGCAGCGTGAAGCTCACCCAGGACTCGCCGGGCGTGCCCGGCACGGGCGAGCGGGGCGGCCCCATCCCCGGCGCGGACGGCGAGTACCACCGCGGCGACCGGTTCGGCGCCTCGCTCGGCGCGGCCGACGTCAACGGCGACGGCTACGCCGACATCGCCGTCGGCATCCCCGGCAAGGACGTCACCACCGGCGGCAAGAAGGCCTACGACACGGGCGGCGTCGTCCTGCTGAAGGGCGCGCGGAGCGGCCTCAGCGGCAAGGGCGCGCAGGCCTTCACCCAGTCCACGGCAGGCGTTCCGGGCGTGTCCGAGACGGGTGACGGCTTCGGCTCGGAAGTCCTACTCTCCGACGTCGACGGCGACAAGAAGGCCGACCTGACCGGCACCGCGCCCCTGGAGGACACCACCGTGCAGGACGTGGGCGCCGCCTGGGTCCTCAAGGGCACGAAGTCCGGCCTGACGGCCACCGGCAGCACGTCCTTCGGCCCCGCCGCGCTGGGCGCCCCGGACGAGCGCTCCTACTTCGGCGCCTGGGTGGGCCGCTGA
- a CDS encoding FG-GAP-like repeat-containing protein: MRRSLTAAITAVAATAIAVPLAVGGTAHAAAHAARAPRVPVTDFNHDGYADLAISAPYATVGGKTNAGYVAVVYGSKNGPDRAHPKIVDRGTAGVPGEIEKDGTFGTQVTVGDLDGDGFTDLVVGSGYSDKLVTLWGSKDGLTGAAQELPATSAGFATGDFDGDGHRDLVSNDYPDNDEDEEGMTVSYGPFTRDGKPQRQEAIHTSQTFGPAYLVPGDLNGDGIDDLVTAHGFEESAYPSRFWKGTKDGLTGTPQKLKSSLGGAVADVDGDGYGDFVTRDNGTSNDDNESDKGTVRVDYGSKNGPAATRTKKITQDSPGVPGVGETGDGFGSDISAGDVNGDGYADIAVGVPGEDIGSGSARVPDAGSFVLLKGSRTGLSGTGAQAFDQSKPGVPGASEKRDYFGNRVLLSDVNGDGKADLTVTARGEDGAYKDSGAAWYFPGARAGVTTTGLVSFGPKALGAPEANATFGQDVGRY, from the coding sequence GTGCGACGCTCCCTCACCGCAGCCATCACAGCCGTCGCGGCGACCGCGATAGCCGTACCGCTCGCCGTCGGCGGCACGGCGCACGCCGCCGCGCACGCCGCGCGGGCACCCCGCGTCCCCGTCACCGACTTCAACCACGACGGCTACGCCGACCTCGCGATCTCCGCGCCGTACGCCACCGTCGGCGGCAAGACGAACGCCGGGTACGTCGCCGTCGTCTACGGCTCGAAGAACGGGCCCGACCGGGCGCACCCGAAGATCGTCGACCGGGGCACGGCCGGGGTGCCGGGCGAGATCGAGAAGGACGGCACCTTCGGCACGCAGGTGACCGTCGGGGACCTGGACGGGGACGGGTTCACCGACCTCGTCGTGGGCAGCGGGTACAGCGACAAGCTGGTCACCCTGTGGGGGTCGAAGGACGGCCTCACCGGCGCCGCCCAGGAACTGCCCGCCACCTCCGCCGGATTCGCCACCGGGGACTTCGACGGCGACGGCCACCGCGACCTCGTCAGCAACGACTACCCGGACAACGACGAGGACGAGGAAGGGATGACCGTCTCGTACGGCCCCTTCACGCGCGACGGCAAGCCCCAGCGGCAGGAGGCCATCCACACCAGCCAGACGTTCGGCCCCGCCTACCTCGTCCCCGGCGACCTGAACGGCGACGGCATCGACGACCTCGTCACCGCCCACGGCTTCGAGGAGAGCGCCTACCCCAGCCGCTTCTGGAAGGGCACCAAGGACGGGCTCACCGGCACCCCCCAGAAGCTCAAGTCCTCCCTCGGCGGCGCCGTCGCGGACGTCGACGGCGACGGCTACGGCGACTTCGTCACCCGCGACAACGGCACCAGCAACGACGACAACGAAAGCGACAAGGGCACCGTCCGCGTCGACTACGGCAGCAAGAACGGGCCCGCCGCCACCCGCACCAAGAAGATCACCCAGGACTCGCCGGGCGTGCCCGGCGTCGGCGAGACCGGGGACGGGTTCGGCTCCGACATCAGCGCGGGCGACGTCAACGGCGACGGCTACGCCGACATCGCCGTCGGCGTGCCCGGCGAGGACATCGGCAGCGGCTCCGCCCGCGTCCCCGACGCCGGGTCCTTCGTCCTCCTCAAGGGCTCCCGCACCGGGCTCAGCGGCACCGGCGCCCAGGCCTTCGACCAGTCCAAGCCCGGCGTGCCCGGGGCCTCCGAGAAGCGGGACTACTTCGGGAACCGGGTGCTGCTGTCCGACGTCAACGGGGACGGTAAGGCCGACCTGACCGTCACCGCGCGCGGTGAGGACGGCGCGTACAAGGACTCCGGCGCCGCCTGGTACTTCCCCGGCGCGCGCGCCGGGGTCACCACGACCGGGCTCGTCTCCTTCGGCCCGAAGGCCCTCGGCGCCCCGGAGGCCAACGCCACGTTCGGCCAGGACGTGGGCCGCTACTGA
- a CDS encoding bifunctional FO biosynthesis protein CofGH, protein MTNSAQPPEDGRPTANAMRRALRRARDGVALDAAEAAVLLQARGDDLEDLAASAARVRDAGLEAAGRPGVITYSKSVFVPLTRLCRDKCHYCTFVTVPGKLRRAGHGMFMSPDEVLDIARKGAALGCKEALITLGDKPEDRWPEAREWLDAHGYDDTIAYVRAISIRILEETGLLPHLNPGVMSWTDFQRLKPVAPSMGMMLETTAERLWSEPGGPHHGSPDKEPAVRLRVLEDAGRSSVPFTSGLLIGIGETYEERADSLFALRRVARSYHGVQELIIQNFRAKPDTAMRGMPDAEIDDLVATVAVARHIMGPSGCVQAPPNLVDGEYALLIRAGIDDWGGVSPLTIDHVNPEKPWPQIEALAEQSAAEGFELRERLCVYPEFVRRGEPWLDPRLMPHVRALADPETGLANPDAPVRGLPWQEPDEGYVASSGRTDLHRTIDTEGRTADRRDDFDEVYGDWEALREQAAPGMVPSRLDGDVRSALATAADDPTRLTDAEALVLLHADGPALDALCSVADDVRKSVVGDDVTYIVTRNINFTNVCYTGCRFCAFAQRRTDADAYTLSLSQVADRAAQAWDVGAVEVCMQGGIHPDLPGTAYFDIAQAVKERVPGLHVHAFSPMEVVNGATRTGLSIREWLLRAKESGLDSVPGTAAEILDDEVRWILTKGKLPAATWIEVIKTAHEVGLRSSSTMMYGHVDQPRHWLGHLRTLAGIQQETGGFTEFVTLPFIHTNAPVYLAGIARPGPTTRDNRAVTAMARLLLHPHIPNIQTSWVKLGTEGAAEMLRSGANDLGGTLMEETISRMAGSSYGSYRSVKDLVAIAEAAGRPARPRTTLYGEVPDERVQAATASDGHLPELLPVLDV, encoded by the coding sequence ATGACCAACAGCGCACAGCCCCCCGAGGACGGACGTCCCACAGCCAACGCCATGCGGCGGGCCCTGCGGCGGGCCAGGGACGGGGTCGCGCTGGACGCGGCGGAGGCCGCCGTGCTGCTCCAGGCGCGCGGCGACGACCTGGAGGACCTGGCGGCCTCGGCGGCCCGGGTGCGGGACGCGGGCCTGGAGGCGGCGGGGCGCCCGGGGGTCATCACGTACTCGAAGAGCGTGTTCGTCCCGCTCACCCGGCTGTGCCGGGACAAGTGCCACTACTGCACGTTCGTCACCGTGCCGGGCAAGCTGCGCCGGGCCGGGCACGGGATGTTCATGTCCCCGGACGAGGTTCTGGACATCGCCCGCAAGGGCGCCGCGCTCGGCTGCAAGGAAGCCCTCATCACCCTCGGCGACAAGCCCGAGGACCGCTGGCCCGAGGCCCGCGAGTGGCTGGACGCGCACGGCTACGACGACACGATCGCCTACGTGCGGGCCATATCGATCCGCATCCTGGAGGAGACGGGCCTGCTGCCCCACCTCAACCCCGGGGTGATGTCGTGGACCGACTTCCAGCGGCTCAAGCCGGTCGCGCCCTCCATGGGCATGATGCTGGAGACCACCGCCGAGCGGCTGTGGTCGGAGCCGGGCGGCCCGCACCACGGCTCGCCCGACAAGGAACCGGCCGTCCGGCTGCGCGTCCTGGAGGACGCGGGCCGCTCCTCCGTGCCCTTCACCAGCGGGCTGCTCATCGGCATCGGCGAGACGTACGAGGAGCGCGCGGACTCGCTGTTCGCGCTGCGCCGCGTGGCCCGGTCGTACCACGGCGTGCAGGAGCTGATCATCCAGAACTTCCGCGCCAAGCCGGACACGGCGATGCGCGGCATGCCGGACGCCGAGATCGACGACCTGGTCGCCACGGTCGCCGTCGCCCGGCACATCATGGGCCCCTCCGGCTGCGTCCAGGCCCCGCCGAACCTCGTCGACGGCGAGTACGCCCTGCTCATCCGCGCCGGGATCGACGACTGGGGCGGCGTCTCGCCGCTCACCATCGACCACGTCAACCCGGAAAAGCCCTGGCCGCAGATCGAGGCGCTCGCCGAGCAGTCGGCGGCCGAGGGCTTCGAGCTGCGCGAGCGCCTGTGCGTCTACCCCGAGTTCGTGCGGCGGGGCGAGCCGTGGCTGGACCCGCGCCTGATGCCGCACGTGCGCGCGCTCGCCGACCCGGAGACGGGCCTCGCGAACCCGGACGCCCCGGTCCGGGGCCTGCCCTGGCAGGAGCCCGACGAGGGGTACGTGGCCTCGTCCGGCCGCACCGATCTGCACCGCACCATCGACACGGAGGGCCGCACCGCCGACCGGCGCGACGACTTCGACGAGGTGTACGGCGACTGGGAGGCGCTGCGGGAGCAGGCCGCGCCCGGCATGGTGCCCTCCCGCCTCGACGGGGACGTCCGCTCCGCCCTCGCCACGGCCGCCGACGACCCGACGCGCCTCACCGACGCCGAGGCCCTCGTGCTGCTGCACGCGGACGGCCCCGCCCTGGACGCGCTCTGCTCCGTCGCCGACGACGTCCGCAAGTCCGTGGTCGGCGACGACGTCACGTACATCGTCACGCGGAACATCAACTTCACGAACGTCTGCTACACGGGCTGCCGCTTCTGCGCCTTCGCGCAGCGCCGCACCGACGCGGACGCCTACACCCTGTCCCTGTCGCAGGTCGCCGACCGCGCGGCCCAGGCCTGGGACGTCGGCGCGGTCGAGGTGTGCATGCAGGGCGGCATCCACCCCGACCTGCCCGGCACCGCCTACTTCGACATCGCGCAGGCGGTGAAGGAGCGCGTCCCCGGCCTGCACGTGCACGCCTTCTCCCCCATGGAGGTCGTCAACGGCGCGACCCGCACGGGCCTTTCGATCCGCGAGTGGCTCCTGCGCGCCAAGGAGTCCGGCCTCGACTCCGTCCCCGGTACGGCCGCCGAGATCCTCGACGACGAGGTCCGCTGGATCCTCACCAAGGGCAAGCTTCCGGCGGCGACGTGGATCGAGGTCATCAAGACCGCCCACGAGGTGGGCCTGCGCTCCTCGTCCACGATGATGTACGGCCACGTCGACCAGCCCCGGCACTGGCTCGGCCATCTGCGCACGCTGGCCGGGATCCAGCAGGAGACCGGCGGCTTCACGGAGTTCGTGACGCTGCCCTTCATCCACACGAACGCGCCCGTCTACCTCGCGGGCATCGCCCGCCCCGGCCCCACCACCCGCGACAACCGCGCGGTGACCGCCATGGCCCGGCTCCTGCTCCACCCGCACATCCCCAACATCCAGACCAGCTGGGTGAAGCTCGGTACCGAAGGGGCCGCTGAGATGCTGCGCTCCGGCGCGAACGACCTCGGCGGGACGCTGATGGAGGAGACCATCTCCCGGATGGCGGGCTCCAGCTACGGCTCGTACCGCTCGGTGAAGGACCTCGTCGCCATCGCCGAGGCCGCGGGGCGGCCCGCGAGGCCGCGCACCACCCTGTACGGGGAGGTCCCCGACGAGCGCGTCCAGGCCGCCACGGCCTCGGACGGCCACCTCCCGGAACTCCTGCCGGTCCTGGACGTGTAG
- a CDS encoding CehA/McbA family metallohydrolase produces the protein MCQDEGHLNRRALLVTGAATALTLGTVSFTDDAEAAERRSGKETKTVRGTLPTGAPDFVYLPVDVPRGVREIHVSYTYEKPPVPAGTAGNALDIGIFDERGTDLGGKGFRGWSGGARTEFFLRADDATPGYLPGPVRAGRWHIALGPYTVAPQGLPYEVTITLTYGAPGTTPKPSYPPERAKGRGRAWYRGDCHLHTWYSDGRRTPAEIGALARAAGLDFINTSDHNTQSSHAHWSDVAGDDLLVLLGEEITTRNGHVLAIGTEPGTFVDWRYRARDNRFGHYARAVRRSGGLVVPAHPHATCVGCNWKFGFGEADAVEVWNGAYSPEDEVALSEWDNALVAAARGGRRWTPAMGNSDAHRDPDPVGRPQTVVLADDLTREAVQEGIRAGRSYIAEAKEVELTFSAAGGKGRHAGIGERLRVDADDPVTVRLDVKGAPGCVIRFVTDQGVLFTGPPIDDTGTGSAEWRTTASYAAYVRAEVRKPQLTPPLPGPMRALTNPIFLGR, from the coding sequence ATGTGCCAGGACGAAGGCCACCTGAACAGACGGGCGCTGCTCGTGACGGGCGCGGCCACGGCCCTTACGTTGGGAACCGTGAGCTTCACGGACGACGCGGAGGCCGCCGAGCGGCGCTCCGGCAAGGAGACGAAGACCGTCAGGGGCACGCTGCCCACCGGCGCCCCGGACTTCGTCTACCTCCCGGTGGACGTGCCGCGCGGCGTGCGGGAGATCCACGTCTCCTACACCTACGAGAAGCCGCCCGTCCCCGCGGGCACCGCCGGCAACGCCCTGGACATCGGCATCTTCGACGAGCGCGGCACGGACCTCGGCGGCAAGGGCTTCCGCGGCTGGTCGGGCGGCGCCCGCACGGAGTTCTTCCTGCGCGCCGACGACGCGACCCCCGGCTATCTGCCGGGCCCGGTGCGCGCGGGCCGCTGGCACATCGCGCTCGGCCCGTACACGGTGGCCCCGCAGGGCCTGCCGTACGAGGTGACCATCACCCTCACCTACGGCGCGCCCGGCACCACCCCGAAGCCGTCGTACCCGCCGGAGCGGGCGAAGGGCCGGGGGCGTGCCTGGTACCGGGGCGACTGCCATCTGCACACCTGGTACTCCGACGGGCGCCGCACCCCCGCCGAGATCGGGGCGCTCGCCCGCGCGGCGGGCCTGGACTTCATCAACACCTCCGACCACAACACGCAGTCGTCGCACGCCCACTGGTCCGACGTCGCCGGTGACGACCTGCTCGTCCTGCTCGGCGAGGAGATCACCACCCGCAACGGCCACGTCCTCGCGATCGGCACCGAGCCCGGCACCTTCGTCGACTGGCGCTACCGGGCCCGCGACAACCGCTTCGGCCACTACGCCCGCGCCGTGCGCCGCTCCGGCGGCCTCGTGGTGCCCGCCCACCCGCACGCCACCTGCGTCGGCTGCAACTGGAAGTTCGGCTTCGGCGAGGCCGACGCGGTCGAGGTGTGGAACGGCGCCTACTCCCCCGAGGACGAGGTCGCCCTCTCCGAGTGGGACAACGCCCTGGTGGCGGCCGCGCGCGGCGGGCGCCGCTGGACGCCCGCGATGGGCAACAGCGACGCCCACCGCGACCCGGACCCGGTGGGCCGCCCGCAGACCGTCGTCCTCGCCGACGACCTGACCCGCGAGGCCGTCCAGGAGGGCATCCGCGCGGGCCGCTCCTACATCGCCGAGGCCAAGGAGGTCGAGCTGACCTTCTCCGCGGCCGGCGGCAAGGGCCGCCACGCGGGCATCGGCGAGCGCCTGCGCGTGGACGCCGACGACCCGGTGACGGTGCGCCTGGACGTCAAGGGCGCCCCCGGCTGCGTCATCCGCTTCGTCACCGACCAGGGCGTCCTGTTCACCGGCCCGCCCATCGACGACACGGGCACCGGCTCGGCCGAGTGGCGCACCACGGCCTCCTACGCCGCCTACGTGCGCGCCGAGGTCCGCAAGCCCCAGCTGACCCCGCCCCTGCCGGGCCCCATGCGGGCCCTCACCAACCCGATCTTCCTGGGCCGCTGA
- a CDS encoding NAD(P)-binding domain-containing protein yields the protein MGPYGTGGLGPAWSRPGPPDGYAPRTARTSVPGMRIGVIGTGNVGRALATAWAAAGHDVVLGSRDPGARKETGAQLGLPLAGVRAAAAGAEVVVNATPGADSVALLRASCADVLDGKVLIDVAVGFTVEPHGFVLTHPERSLGEEMQRAFPAARVVKTLSTMDSAAMVAPDALAGESTVFLSGDDPAAKAVTAGLLTDLGWPPASHLDLGGIDTARGQEHFAHLFVALAGALGTHTFNVRVVPPAGR from the coding sequence ATCGGGCCGTACGGGACCGGGGGACTAGGCCCGGCCTGGTCCCGGCCTGGTCCTCCGGACGGATACGCGCCGCGTACTGCCCGAACTAGCGTCCCGGGCATGAGAATCGGAGTGATCGGAACCGGGAACGTCGGCCGCGCCCTCGCCACGGCGTGGGCCGCCGCCGGACACGACGTGGTGCTCGGCTCGCGCGACCCCGGGGCCAGGAAGGAGACCGGCGCACAGCTCGGCCTGCCGCTCGCCGGCGTGCGGGCGGCGGCGGCCGGGGCGGAGGTCGTCGTGAACGCGACGCCGGGCGCGGACTCCGTGGCCCTGCTGCGCGCGTCCTGCGCCGACGTCCTCGACGGCAAGGTGCTGATCGACGTCGCCGTGGGATTCACCGTCGAACCCCACGGCTTCGTCCTCACCCATCCCGAGCGGTCCCTCGGTGAGGAGATGCAGCGGGCCTTCCCGGCCGCCCGCGTCGTCAAGACCCTCTCCACGATGGACTCCGCCGCCATGGTCGCGCCGGACGCCCTGGCCGGGGAGAGCACGGTGTTCCTCTCCGGCGACGACCCCGCCGCCAAGGCCGTCACCGCCGGCCTCCTCACCGACCTCGGCTGGCCTCCCGCCTCCCACCTGGACCTGGGCGGCATCGACACCGCCCGGGGCCAGGAACACTTCGCGCACCTCTTCGTGGCCCTCGCGGGAGCCCTCGGCACCCACACGTTCAACGTCCGCGTGGTGCCCCCGGCCGGGCGGTGA
- a CDS encoding aldehyde dehydrogenase family protein, with amino-acid sequence MTFTESLFIGGEPVEPDGGHYEVIDPASEEVVGRAPEASPAQARQAAAAARAAFGPWSRTAPEERAAVLDRAAGIIERDFDALAALAQAETGATTATARGMQVAVAAARFRRYAKGALEPVETALPPQVNEAGPLGRAAVVGAVAVRGPVGVVTCVTSYNNPWANAVGKVAPALAMGNTVVVKPAPQDPLSVHRMAAALAEAGAPPGVVNVVGGTSTAVGEAAVAAAEVDMVSFTGSTAVGRRIGEVCGRGLKRQLMELGGKGAAVVFADADLDAAVAGIGTTFSFYSGQICTAPTRVIVQREVCAPLLEKLTAYASYLKVGDPRAKGTVVGPVISAAHRDRVEAYVELGRKEGARLLTGGTRPPGPGFYVAPALLADCTPDMRVVREEIFGPVVVVVPFDGDEDTAVALADDSDYGLLSYVWSADVARAFRVARRLRAGGVGVNTIARNMEAPFGGFKASGVGRDCGSYALAAYSETQSVVWSG; translated from the coding sequence GTGACCTTCACCGAGAGCCTGTTCATCGGCGGCGAGCCGGTCGAGCCCGACGGCGGCCACTACGAGGTGATCGACCCGGCCAGCGAGGAGGTCGTGGGCCGCGCGCCCGAGGCGAGCCCCGCGCAGGCGCGGCAGGCCGCGGCGGCCGCGCGGGCGGCCTTCGGCCCGTGGTCGCGCACGGCGCCCGAGGAGCGCGCGGCCGTCCTCGACCGGGCCGCCGGGATCATCGAGCGGGACTTCGACGCGCTCGCCGCCCTCGCCCAGGCCGAGACCGGCGCGACCACGGCGACCGCGCGCGGCATGCAGGTCGCGGTGGCCGCGGCGCGCTTCCGGCGCTATGCGAAGGGCGCCCTCGAACCCGTCGAGACGGCCCTGCCGCCGCAGGTCAACGAGGCCGGGCCGCTGGGCCGCGCGGCCGTCGTCGGCGCCGTGGCGGTCCGCGGGCCGGTCGGCGTCGTCACCTGCGTCACCTCGTACAACAACCCCTGGGCCAACGCGGTGGGCAAGGTCGCCCCGGCCCTGGCGATGGGCAACACCGTCGTCGTGAAACCGGCCCCCCAGGACCCCCTGTCCGTCCACCGGATGGCCGCGGCCCTGGCCGAGGCGGGGGCGCCGCCCGGCGTGGTGAACGTCGTCGGCGGCACCTCCACCGCGGTCGGCGAGGCCGCCGTGGCGGCCGCCGAGGTCGACATGGTGAGCTTCACCGGCTCCACGGCCGTCGGGCGGCGCATCGGCGAGGTGTGCGGCCGCGGCCTGAAGCGGCAGCTGATGGAGCTGGGCGGCAAGGGCGCCGCGGTCGTCTTCGCGGACGCGGACCTGGACGCGGCGGTGGCCGGGATCGGCACCACGTTCTCCTTCTACAGCGGCCAGATCTGCACGGCGCCGACCCGGGTGATCGTCCAGCGCGAGGTCTGCGCGCCCCTCCTGGAGAAGCTGACCGCCTACGCCTCGTATCTGAAGGTCGGCGACCCGCGGGCGAAGGGCACGGTGGTGGGCCCGGTCATCTCGGCGGCGCACCGGGACCGCGTCGAGGCGTACGTGGAGCTCGGCCGCAAGGAGGGCGCGCGGCTGCTCACGGGCGGCACCCGGCCCCCGGGCCCCGGCTTCTACGTCGCGCCCGCGCTCCTGGCCGACTGCACCCCCGACATGCGCGTGGTCCGCGAGGAGATCTTCGGTCCTGTCGTCGTGGTCGTCCCCTTCGACGGCGACGAGGACACCGCGGTGGCGCTGGCCGACGACAGCGACTACGGCCTGCTCTCCTACGTCTGGTCGGCGGACGTGGCCCGCGCCTTCCGCGTCGCGCGGCGCCTGCGCGCGGGCGGCGTCGGCGTGAACACCATCGCCCGCAACATGGAGGCCCCCTTCGGCGGCTTCAAGGCCAGTGGCGTGGGCCGCGACTGCGGCTCGTACGCGCTCGCCGCGTACAGCGAGACGCAGTCCGTGGTCTGGTCGGGCTGA
- a CDS encoding D-aminoacylase: MLDHLITGATVVDGTGAAARVADVGIKDGRVAVVAAGVTDDSRSSEDAHGLVLAPGFVDPHTHYDAQLFWDPYATPSLNHGVTTVVGGNCGFTLAPLHPGRPEDADYTRRMMSKVEGMSLVALEEGAPWSWRSFGEYLDALEGRIAVNAGFMVGHCALRRYVMGPDAVGGQPSAGQLERMVALLHEAMAAGAWGLSTTQSSTHSDGDGAPVASRHARPRELLALARAVGEHEGTQLEAIVSGCLDRFSDAEADLLVELSAAAGRPLNWNVLTIDAAVPDRVPRQLVPSERARKEGGRIVALTMPILTPMNMSLGTFCALNLIPGWGDVLGLPVPERIARLRDPDVRAELLRRATSEEAGVFRRLAHFDRYVIGDTYSEANAGLAGRVVGDIAAERGQEPFACLVDICADDRLRTVLWPMPTDNDPASWALRAETWEHEDVLLGGSDAGAHLDRMCGAPYTTRFLGDCLRGRKLVGLERAVRMLTDDPARLFGLRGRGRVAEGYHADLVLFDPETVAAGPATLVHDLPGDSPRLDSKALGVRAVWVNGVEAIRDDVVTGAVPGRVLRSGRDTRTVATK, from the coding sequence ATGCTTGACCACCTCATCACGGGGGCCACCGTCGTCGACGGGACCGGTGCCGCTGCCCGCGTGGCCGATGTGGGCATCAAGGACGGGCGGGTCGCCGTCGTCGCCGCGGGGGTCACCGACGACAGCCGTAGCAGCGAAGACGCTCACGGCCTCGTGCTCGCGCCCGGGTTCGTGGATCCGCACACGCACTACGACGCGCAGCTGTTCTGGGATCCGTACGCGACGCCGTCGTTGAACCACGGGGTGACGACCGTGGTGGGCGGGAACTGCGGGTTCACGCTGGCGCCGCTGCATCCGGGGCGGCCCGAGGACGCCGACTACACGCGCCGGATGATGTCCAAGGTCGAGGGCATGTCGCTGGTGGCGCTCGAAGAGGGGGCGCCCTGGTCGTGGCGGTCCTTCGGGGAGTACCTCGACGCCCTTGAGGGGCGGATCGCCGTCAACGCCGGGTTCATGGTGGGGCACTGCGCGCTGCGGCGGTACGTGATGGGGCCCGACGCCGTCGGGGGGCAGCCGTCCGCCGGGCAGCTGGAGCGGATGGTCGCGCTGCTGCACGAGGCGATGGCGGCGGGCGCCTGGGGCCTGTCCACGACGCAGTCGTCCACGCACTCGGACGGCGACGGGGCGCCGGTGGCGTCCCGGCACGCGCGGCCGCGGGAGCTGCTCGCGCTCGCGCGGGCGGTCGGCGAACACGAGGGCACCCAGCTGGAGGCGATCGTCTCCGGGTGCCTCGACCGGTTCAGCGACGCGGAGGCCGACCTGCTCGTGGAGCTGAGCGCGGCCGCCGGGCGCCCCCTGAACTGGAACGTGCTCACCATCGACGCGGCCGTGCCCGACCGCGTGCCGCGCCAGCTCGTGCCCAGCGAACGGGCCCGGAAGGAGGGCGGCCGGATCGTCGCCCTGACCATGCCGATCCTCACGCCGATGAACATGTCCCTCGGCACGTTCTGCGCCCTGAACCTCATCCCGGGGTGGGGCGACGTGCTCGGCCTTCCGGTCCCCGAGCGCATCGCGCGGCTCCGGGACCCGGACGTGCGCGCGGAGCTGCTGCGCCGGGCCACCAGCGAGGAGGCGGGCGTCTTCCGGCGGCTCGCGCACTTCGACCGGTACGTCATCGGGGACACGTACTCCGAGGCCAACGCCGGGCTCGCGGGCCGGGTCGTCGGCGACATCGCGGCCGAGCGCGGCCAGGAGCCCTTCGCCTGCCTGGTCGACATCTGCGCCGACGACCGGCTGCGGACCGTCCTGTGGCCCATGCCGACCGACAACGACCCGGCGTCGTGGGCCCTGCGCGCCGAGACCTGGGAGCACGAGGACGTCCTGCTCGGCGGCTCCGACGCGGGCGCGCACCTGGACCGCATGTGCGGGGCGCCGTACACGACGCGGTTCCTCGGCGACTGCCTGCGCGGCCGCAAGCTGGTCGGCCTGGAGCGGGCGGTGCGGATGCTCACGGACGACCCGGCGCGCCTGTTCGGCCTGCGCGGGCGCGGCCGCGTCGCCGAGGGCTACCACGCGGACCTCGTCCTCTTCGACCCGGAGACCGTCGCCGCGGGCCCCGCGACGCTCGTGCACGACCTGCCGGGGGACAGCCCGCGCCTGGACTCCAAGGCGCTCGGGGTGCGGGCCGTGTGGGTCAACGGCGTCGAGGCGATCCGGGACGACGTGGTGACGGGCGCGGTGCCGGGCCGGGTCCTCCGGTCGGGCCGGGACACACGGACGGTGGCCACCAAGTGA